From Pirellulales bacterium:
ATAACCGAACCAGCAGACGCCACAACAGCACTGCACTGATGGCATGTAGGGCGATATTCACTGCGTGATAACCCAATGGTGCAAGACCCCACAAATGATATTCCACCCAAAACGTGGAATACACCAGCGTGTAATAGTCGGGTACAGAGCCAGGTTCGAACCAGATGCGCCGCAGCCCGTCGGCGGAGCGCAAGGCCGAATTGCCGGTCACGTAGACGTCGTCATCAAGCACGTAGCGGCCGCGGAAGGCCGGCGCATACGCCAATCCCACCATCGCCACTAACAACAAACCTGGCAGCCAGCCGCGATGTGACAAGCGGATAGTACTGACCACCGATCGCCGAACCGGCGACGGAGCTACCGGGGCGGTTTTTTTTCGTGATTTCATCGTGATGGCTGAAAAAGTTGCGGCTTGCCCAAATGAGGGGCGCGAACTTTAGGCTACATTGGTTGCCGCAGCAAGAGAAATTGCGGCGAACGCAAAAGAGAAGCAGGCAGAAAGGCCCAGCAGCAGTCAGCAAGAATTTATTGTTCCATCACTTCGGCTTCTTTCGCCTTAGCCAAATCGTTAACCTTGTTTTCATATTGCTTGGTCAACTCTTGAATTTGTTCCTTGGCCTGCTTGCATTCATCTTCGGTCAAGCTACTGTCTTTTTCGGCATCATCGGCCGCTTTGTTGCCGTCGCGCCGGACATTGCGAATGGAAACCCGGGCGTCTTCCCCCATTTCCTTGATGCGGCTCACCAGTTTGCGGCGCACGTCGGTGGACAGCGGCGGCACAGCAATGCGAATCACCCGGCCATCGTTCGATGGGTTGAAACCCAGGTCGCTGGTCCGAATGGCTTTTTCGATGTCTTTGATCGTGCCCGGATCAAACGGGCGGATGACAATTTGTGTCGGTTCCGGGGCGCCCACTTGCGCCACCGATTTCAAAATGACCGGAGCGCCGTACACTTCCACCCGGAGCGAATCGACCAAGCCCGGATTCGCCCGGCCCGTGCGAATACCCGTCAGCGCGTGCTTGAAGACGCTGGCGGCTTTTTCCATCCGCTCTTCCACGTCGAAGAGAATTTCTTCCGAAGACATACCGAGGCGATAACTCCTAGCGATAAACTGCGCGGGCTAAACCGCAAGCGAATGGAAACTTTTATTTCACTGCTTGCTCGCCGTGCTGGCTGGAAATGATGGTGCCCACCCGTTCACCGCGCACCGCCCGTTCGATGTTGCCTTCCTTCTTGAAATTGAACACCACGATGGGCATATTGTGTTCCATGCACTGAGCGATGGCGGTGGGATCCATCACCCGCAAGTTTTGATCTCGCACCTGGCTGAAGCTCAATTCGCGGTACAACAGCGCGTGGGGATTTTTTTCCGGATCGTCGCTGTACACCCCGTCGACCCGCGTGGCTTTGAGCAGGACATCGGCTTCCAATTCCAAGGCTCGTTGGGCGGCGGCGGTGTCGGTGGTGACAAATGGGCTGCCCGTTCCGGCGGCTAAAATGACAATGCGGCCTTTTTCCAAATGCCGGCGGGCCCGGCGGCGAATATACGGCTCCGCCACGCCATCCATCCGCACGGCCGAAAGCAGCCGCGTTTCGGCCCCTAAACTTTCCAGCGCGTCTTGCAGCGCCAGGCCGTTAATGACCGTGGCCAGCATGCCCATGTAATGGGCCGTGGCTTCCTGAATGCTTTCGCCGGCCGCGGCGGTGAACTGTGCACCGCGCAAAATGTTGCCGCCGCCGATCACAATGGCAATTTCCACGCCCCGCTGCGCCGCCTGATACGTTTGTCGGGCCGTATGGATGACTTCATCCATGCTGATGCCGCGTTCGCGGGCGTGGCAAAACGTTTCGCCGGAAAGCTTAAGCACGACACGGCGATAAACGAGAGTGGATGAATCGCTCGACATTGCCGACCCGCAAAGTTTGAAAATGTCTGAAAGACGGAATGTCTGAATGCCTAAACGATTAGAATCCTACGGTGGTATCAAATTCATTCAGTCCTTCAAGCATTTAGTCATTCGCCCATCATTTTCCCAGTTCCCAGTGCACTAAACGCTTGATCGTCAGCTTGGCCTCTTTGGCCAGTTGGCCGACAGTTTTCTTTTCGTCTTTCACAAACGGCTGCTCCAGCAGCACGCGTTCGCTGTAAAAGTTCCGCAAGCGCCCCTCCACCATTTTGCCGATGATGTTTTCCGGCTTGCCTTCCTGCCGAGCCGCAGCCGAAAGGATTTCCCGCTCTTTGGCCACCACCGCCGGATCAAGCTCTTCCTTGGTCACGGCCTGCGGACGCATGGCCGCCGTGTGCATGGCGATGTCTTTGGCGACTTCCGGGTTGCCTCCCTCGAATTCAATCAGCACGCCGCTGGCCCCGTTGTGATGCACGTAACCGCCGCTGAGTCCGTCGAACCGCACAATCCGAGCCAGGTTGAATACTTCGCGGATTTTGTTGGAAAGGTCATCTTTCTGGTCGCCCAGCGTTTTGCCGGCCCTGTTCGGCGAAGGCTGCTTCCACAAATCTTCAGGTGTTTTTGCACCGGGTCCCAACGCCAACTGCTGGGCCAAACCGCTGGCCAGCGCCAAGAACTCTTCGTTATTGGCCACGGGCGCGCTTTCGCAGCGCAGTTCGATCATGGCGCCGACTTTTTTCCCGGCGTCGATAAATTGAGCAATGCGTCCGGAGGAAGTTTCCCTTCCGGAGCGTGATTCCATTGTTTTTTTGCCTTGCTTGCGCAACCAATCGACGGCGGCCGTTTCATCGCCGCCGGAAAACTCCAGGGCCTGTTTGCACTCCATCATCGGCAAATTGGTTTTATCGCGAAGCGCCTTCACGGCGGCGGCGGAAACTTCGGGCATTGCGCACTCCGTAGATGCAAGGGGCGAAAGACGAATCTAGGCCAGAACTTTTGCTAAACCGCCAGCGGTTTAGCAGAAACTAATTGAAACCTTCCATTGCTCCTGAATCGTCAAGCGGCATTTTATTCTTCTTCCCCGCCCCCGACACTGGCGGCCGCCATCATGCCTTCCTGCTTTTGCTGCTTGGCCGTGGCAGCACTGGTTTTTCCTTCCAGCACGGCGTCGGCCAGTTGCTGGAGCACGATTTCAATCGACCGAATGCTGTCGTCGTTGCCGGGAATGGGCAAATCGATTTTGTCCGGGTCGCAATCGGTATCGATCAGCGCCACGGTCGTGATGCCCAGCTTGTTGGCCTCGCTCACGGCGTTGTGTTCTTTCTTAGGGTCAATCACCACCAGGCATTCCGGCAGGCGATTCATCGTTCGCATACCGTTCAAATTGCGGAACATTTTGCGAAACTCGCGCTTCAGCGCCGACTGCATTTTTTTGGAGTACGTGTCGAATTGCTCCGATTTGATTAGTCCCTCCAACTCTTCCAACCGGCTCAACCGATTGCGGATGGTGCGAAAGTTGGTCAGCGTGCCCCCCAGCCAACGGTCGCTAACCCGGGGCTGATTGCAGCGGACCGCTTCCCGTTCGATCGGCTCGGAAGCCTGGCGCTTGGTCCCCACAAATAAAATCAAGCTCCCGCCGGCGGCCACTTGCTTCAGATATTTTTTCGCCCGCAATAAGCCGCGAACGGTTTCCTTCACGTCGATAATGTGAATCAGATTGCGGCGACCGTAAATGTAGGGCCGCATTTTGGGATTCCAGCGACTGGCTCGATGGCCGAAGTGAACCCCGGCTTCTATTAACTCCTTGGCTGAGATATTAGGTTTGGCGGTGACCGTGGACAAACAAAACTCCTTACTTGGCACACCGGCTCTGGAAAAGCAATTAGCGATTAGCGACTAGCAATTAGCGGAACCGGATTCGTTGTCCGGCTAGTTGCTAATTGCTAACCGCTAACGGCTTTCTCGCCGGCGTTGGGCTAATCGGGCGGTTAAAACTACGATGTTGCGCTTGGCGGAAACATTCCGCGTGGCAAGCCGTTCATGCTATCAATTGTACCAAGTTGCGTCAACCGGGCTAGGCAACGAAACTTCTTTACGCGTTTGGATTTAGTGCGGACGATGAAGTTTACTTTCCAGCGCCGAAATTACAGCGATTTCCCCCCGACGAATTACGCCCGCCGCAAAAGCGGCTAGAATAATGAGTTCTTGTCGCCGATGGGCACCCGTTTGCCGAGGTCGCATTCTCTCACGATGGGCCGCATCAAACCAAAATCTGTCCCGCAACTGTTTCGTCTGACTCCGGAATTGGAAAACCAAACTCTGGCGGCGGCTTTGCGCCACTGGTTGCCCGATTGTTCCTGGTCGCAGGTGCGCAAGCTGATCGAATCACGCCGAATCATGGTTAGCGGAAACGTGTGTGTCGATGCCGGCCGGCGGCTGAAATCGGAAGACGTCGTCAAACTACTTTCGCAACCGGCTGTTGCTCCGCCGCAAGAACACGACGTAAAAGTGCAATATCTCGATGCCCACGTTGTGGTCGTGGAAAAACCGTCCGGCATGACGACGAATCGCCACCGTGAAGAAACGAATTGGCCTAAGCGGCGGCGGCAAATTCAGCCCACGCTGGACGAGCTGCTGCCGCACATCATTACGCAAATTGAAGGCCGGCGCGGCAAACGTGGCGTGCCGCCGCCGGTTCGGGCCGTGCATCGCATCGACCGCGACACCAGCGGACTGGTCGTTTTCGCTCGCACACATGCGGCTGAGCGAATTCTAGCCCAGCAGTTTCGGCAGCACACCACACAGCGGCGCTATCTGGCCATTGTCGAAGGCGAGGTGAAAGCCCAAACCATCAGCAGCCATCTGGTGCGCGACCGAGGCGATGGCCGCCGCGGCAGCACCACGCTGCCCGATGTCGGCAAATTCGCCACGACGCACGTTCAACCCCTGGAAACAGCCGCCGGCTACACGCTCATTCAATGCCGCCTGGAGACCGGCCGAACGCATCAAATTCGCATCCATTTGTCGGAGCGCGGCCATCCGGTCTGCGGCGAAAAAGTGTATCGTCAATCCAAATTCGGCAAGCCTGACGAAGATTCAAGCGGCGCCCCGCGCTTGGCCCTCCACGCCGCTGAACTCGGCTTCGTTCATCCGGTCACGGGCAAAAACCTGCGATTCCAAGCGCCGCTACCGCGCGACCTGGCCGACTTCTGGCGGCAACTGAAAAAGAAAGCGGCGGCTTCGAAATGACCAAGCGCACAATCATCCTCGTGCAGCTACCGATTCCGCCCGTCGGCCCGGAGCCGATCCGCGGCAACGTGCCGCTGGCGGCCGGTTACATGAAAATGTTCGCCCGGCAGTGTGGATTGGAAGCGCATTATGACATCGATTTGCTTCCCACGATCGAAGCGAACGCGCTGGGCGATCAAGCCCTGGTCGAAGCCATTCTCGCCCGACGACCATGGATGGTGGGCTTTACGTGTTATCTGTGGAACATCGAACGGACGCTGTGGATCGCCCAGCAAATCAAACAGCGCGAGCCCAGCGTGCAAATTCTGATCGGCGGGCCCGAAGTCACGCTCGATAATGCGTGGGTGATCCAGCATCCGGCCGTCGATTACGCAGCCATTGGCGAAGGGGAGCAAACCTTTGCCGATTTGCTGGCGGCGCTGGTCGAGCATGATGAACCAGCAAAAACAATTCCGGGATTGATTTGCACGAGCGTGCTAAACCGCAAGCAAGGGGCAGGCGCGGCGGCGAAAAATGGTAATCATCCTCATTCCCCATTCCCCACTCCGCATTCCCCATTTCCGTTTCTTCCCCGCCCGCCGCTGCCGCATCTGAACAATATTTCCTCGCCGTACCTGGCCGGCATTCTCGATGCCGCCGACGAGCGAATGCTGCTGCTGGAAACCATCCGCGGCTGCATCTTCAAATGCAAGTTCTGTTACTACCCGAAAAGCTACGACGATCTGTATTTTGTGTCTAAGGAGAAAATCGTCGCCAACTTGGAGCACGCCCGGCGGCGCGGCGCGAAGGAAGTGGTGCTGCTTGACCCCACGCTCAACCAGCGCCGCAACTTTCCCGACTTCTTGCGGCTATTGGCTCGCTGCAATCCGGGGCGGGGATTCACCTATTTCGGCGAGCTGCGGGCGGAAGGTATCACGCCGCAAGTTGCGGCACTGCTGCACGAAGCCGGCTTTACCGAAGTGGAAATCGGTCTGCAATCGATCGACCCGTTGGCGATGGAGTTGATGGACCGCCACAACAATTTGCGGTCGTTCGAACGCGGGGCCCGGGCGATGCTCGACCTGGGCATTAAAGTGAAGGTCGATTTAATCATCGGCCTGCCCGGCGACACGGTCGACTCGGTCCGCCGCGGCATCGAGTACATTCGCACCACCGGCCTGTACAGCCAGGTGCAGGTGTTCAACCTGGCGGTTCTCCCCGGCACATCGTTCCGCCAAGAAGCCGAGGCCCTGGGTTTGATTTACCAAAATCGCCCGCCGTATTACGTGCTGCAAACACCTACGCTTTCGACCCAACAGATGTACGACCTGATGGCCGAAGCCGAAGATGCGTTCGAAACCGAATTCGACCCGCTGCCGGAGCCGGCACTTCATAAAGCCGCGACCGTTGGTCGCGCAGCGTTCGGCAAAATCGATTTTTGCCACACAAATCTCGACGAACACACCTCATCACCCGATCACCCCTACACCTGCTCACACCCACACCTCCGCACTCAAGTCTTCACACTGTGGCTGCAATCCGCTGATTTCCACGCTCAGCGCCAGCGCGCGGCCCAAATCGTCCAACAAATCTTGTCCGACAACCCCTTCACCACTCTGCAGATTGTGCTGGAGCCAACGGGCGATCTGGCCGAATTGCCGGAGACATTGACGACCTGCTGCTGCGACGCCATTCTCCGCGCCGCCCTCAAGCAGCCGACTTATCTCGACCGCTTTTACAGCGTGCAGCCGGGCCGCATGAAAGGCGCCAAGCGGCTGATTGTTGTCCTGCCGGCGGAACTGCAGGAGGCGCTGGGCACCGAACATTCAAGATGGCTCGACGAAATTAGCGCGTTTGCAACCCTCGTGTGGCGCGACCAGCAAATGGCAGAAACGATTTCGATTGCTGCTGCACAGCAACGATAAACCCGTCCGGCAAGTTCAATCGCGCGGTCCAATTTCCGGCGGCGGAGGCAGTGGCTTTCCTCTGATCCAGTACCAAAACAAACCGATCGGCAGCACCACGATATTAAGGACCATGCCGGCCCCCATCACGGCCAATAGCCACACCATCTCCGCGACCGCCTTCACCTTGCCGGTGGAACGCTCTGCACCGTCTGGATGGCGCTTGCGCTGAATCCAGGCAACCAACAGAACAATCGCCGCCAGCGGGAGCAATAAAATGCCCAGCACAACCGCCACGCAAAACAGTGCAAATAGCGCTACCTGGGCTAGAAACGAATTCTTCGAATGTTGAACTTGACTGTGCATAAGCAACCGAGCACGATCGCCCGGGCGGCAATCGAGCGCAGGACGGTAGTCGTGCCGCTAAGCTATCCAGCTACCGGGCAAGGATTCGAACCTTGAATGAGGGAGCCAAAGTCCCTAGTGTTACCGTTACACCACCCGGTAGTTTCGCGTTGCCCCTTTGTTTCTCCCTCTCCCTTTGGGAGAGGGTTGGGGTGAGGGGCCAGCCGCTCGCCGACAAGTTTAACCGTTGTGCCGCTTCATGGACAAGGCGCACTGCCCACGGGTCAGGTTCGCGGCAGAAGCAGCCAGATAAGGCTTCGCGCTTCTGAGAAATGCGGCGATCTCCGGAGTCCCACAGCAATTACTCGTCGGCAGAGCCCGTTTCGCCGCGGTTGACGACGGCGAACGAAAGCTGCTCCAGCTCCATCGCCAAATCGACCCCTACCAGGCTGACGGTCTCCGGCAACACCAGTGTGACCGGGGCAAAGTTCACCACTCCCTCCACGCCGGCGGCCACGAGCTTGTCGGCCACGCCTTGGGCGGCGGTGGCTGGGACCACAACCATCCCCAGCTTGATCCTTTGCTGACGAACCACTTCGGTGAGTTTGTCGAGATGGTAAATGGGCACGCCTTCAATCGATTCGCCCACGCGGCCCGGATCGACGTCAAATGCCGCCACGATTCGAAAATTCTGCAGGCCAAATCCTTTGTAGCCCAACAGCGCCCGGCCCAGGTTGCCGACCCCCACCATCGCCACGGGCCAAATGCGGTCGGTCCCCAAGATGCGGCGAACGGCATCGATCAATTCCTGGCAGCGGTAACCGATGCCCGGATAGCCGAAATGCCCAAAATACGCCAAATCTTTCCGCACTTGGGCGTCGGTAAAGCCCAGCAAGTTTCCCAAATGGCTGGAGCTGGTGGTTTGATGTCCATCGCGCAATAGCCTGTGCAGTTCGCGCAGATACAGGCTCAGCCGGTTCACAACCGCCTTGGGAACGGGACCCTCCGAATCTGACAAGGTTTTAGATTTGGGCTGGCTCATCATGCGGGCGGTACGTCATTAAGAACGGAAATTGCCGCCGGAGGCAGCGGGATTACTGTAATTCAGCGGTTTCGCGACGGCAAGTCTGAGGCTGGGCGGCCATTTTGCGGCCCGATTGATTTGCGGTGTCTGCAAACACCCCTCTCCGGGCCTAAAAAACGACCAAAGGCATGTCGCGCGTTTGGAATTGGTCCGCTCCCGACATCAGAAACTCTCTCCTGGTCGGCTGGCACGTAACTCCATTAGCCCCGAAAGATATTTAGCCCTTACAGTTGGAAAAGCCGTTCAATTGGGCACAACGGGACGTTGCTAGCACAACCCATGAAGTCGCCATGAACCTACACTATTTCCTCAAATTGGCCAGGACTTGCGGCCAGCTAGCTCATCGTAATCCATTTAGATTGACGATATTTCGAGCTAATAAGGCATTAGGACGTAACTCTGCGTCGTTTGCGAACACAATCCTTTTTTCGTCATCTACGAAATATGGGATGGATAGCTAATGCGGCACGATTGTATCGTCCGATGAAAACCGTTGACGGGCGCTCTCCGTCTCGACCAGACAACATACCGCTCAAGGCGACTTACCAAGGGAGTAAAGCGATGAACAGGTTTTTGGGTGTAATGCTGACCACGGTGGTGCTCACCGTCGCCACAGCTCAACTCGCCCAAGCCGGATACTGTGGGGCAGGCAGCTTCAAGCTGTGTTCCTGCAGTTGTGATTCCGTGAGCTATGCCGGCGCGCGACAAAACTGTTACACGGTAATGAAGACCTGCAAAGAGGTCGTCTACGAACAGCAGAACTACACCTGCTACAAAACGGTTTGCGAGCCGGTCACGGAAACCAAAACTATCGACTGCGTGAAGTACGTCGCCGAAACCGCCTGCCGCGAGTGCGAATACACGGTCTGCAAGCCGGTCTGGGAGACCAAGACCCGCACCTGCACTTACACCTGCTGCAAGCCGGTTTACGAAACTTGCTCCAAAAACATCTGCTACACCTGCTGCAAGCCCGTCTGGGAGACCAAGACTAAGGAAATCTGCTACACCGTCTGCAAGCCGGTCTACGAAACCAAGACGCGTGACATCTGCTACACCGTCTGCAAGCCGGTCTACGAAACCAAGACCCGCGACATCTGCTACACCGTCTGCAAACCGGT
This genomic window contains:
- a CDS encoding redox-sensing transcriptional repressor Rex, whose translation is MMSQPKSKTLSDSEGPVPKAVVNRLSLYLRELHRLLRDGHQTTSSSHLGNLLGFTDAQVRKDLAYFGHFGYPGIGYRCQELIDAVRRILGTDRIWPVAMVGVGNLGRALLGYKGFGLQNFRIVAAFDVDPGRVGESIEGVPIYHLDKLTEVVRQQRIKLGMVVVPATAAQGVADKLVAAGVEGVVNFAPVTLVLPETVSLVGVDLAMELEQLSFAVVNRGETGSADE
- a CDS encoding RluA family pseudouridine synthase; translated protein: MGRIKPKSVPQLFRLTPELENQTLAAALRHWLPDCSWSQVRKLIESRRIMVSGNVCVDAGRRLKSEDVVKLLSQPAVAPPQEHDVKVQYLDAHVVVVEKPSGMTTNRHREETNWPKRRRQIQPTLDELLPHIITQIEGRRGKRGVPPPVRAVHRIDRDTSGLVVFARTHAAERILAQQFRQHTTQRRYLAIVEGEVKAQTISSHLVRDRGDGRRGSTTLPDVGKFATTHVQPLETAAGYTLIQCRLETGRTHQIRIHLSERGHPVCGEKVYRQSKFGKPDEDSSGAPRLALHAAELGFVHPVTGKNLRFQAPLPRDLADFWRQLKKKAAASK
- the pyrH gene encoding UMP kinase: MSSDSSTLVYRRVVLKLSGETFCHARERGISMDEVIHTARQTYQAAQRGVEIAIVIGGGNILRGAQFTAAAGESIQEATAHYMGMLATVINGLALQDALESLGAETRLLSAVRMDGVAEPYIRRRARRHLEKGRIVILAAGTGSPFVTTDTAAAQRALELEADVLLKATRVDGVYSDDPEKNPHALLYRELSFSQVRDQNLRVMDPTAIAQCMEHNMPIVVFNFKKEGNIERAVRGERVGTIISSQHGEQAVK
- a CDS encoding radical SAM protein, whose protein sequence is MTKRTIILVQLPIPPVGPEPIRGNVPLAAGYMKMFARQCGLEAHYDIDLLPTIEANALGDQALVEAILARRPWMVGFTCYLWNIERTLWIAQQIKQREPSVQILIGGPEVTLDNAWVIQHPAVDYAAIGEGEQTFADLLAALVEHDEPAKTIPGLICTSVLNRKQGAGAAAKNGNHPHSPFPTPHSPFPFLPRPPLPHLNNISSPYLAGILDAADERMLLLETIRGCIFKCKFCYYPKSYDDLYFVSKEKIVANLEHARRRGAKEVVLLDPTLNQRRNFPDFLRLLARCNPGRGFTYFGELRAEGITPQVAALLHEAGFTEVEIGLQSIDPLAMELMDRHNNLRSFERGARAMLDLGIKVKVDLIIGLPGDTVDSVRRGIEYIRTTGLYSQVQVFNLAVLPGTSFRQEAEALGLIYQNRPPYYVLQTPTLSTQQMYDLMAEAEDAFETEFDPLPEPALHKAATVGRAAFGKIDFCHTNLDEHTSSPDHPYTCSHPHLRTQVFTLWLQSADFHAQRQRAAQIVQQILSDNPFTTLQIVLEPTGDLAELPETLTTCCCDAILRAALKQPTYLDRFYSVQPGRMKGAKRLIVVLPAELQEALGTEHSRWLDEISAFATLVWRDQQMAETISIAAAQQR
- the rpsB gene encoding 30S ribosomal protein S2, yielding MSTVTAKPNISAKELIEAGVHFGHRASRWNPKMRPYIYGRRNLIHIIDVKETVRGLLRAKKYLKQVAAGGSLILFVGTKRQASEPIEREAVRCNQPRVSDRWLGGTLTNFRTIRNRLSRLEELEGLIKSEQFDTYSKKMQSALKREFRKMFRNLNGMRTMNRLPECLVVIDPKKEHNAVSEANKLGITTVALIDTDCDPDKIDLPIPGNDDSIRSIEIVLQQLADAVLEGKTSAATAKQQKQEGMMAAASVGGGEEE
- the frr gene encoding ribosome recycling factor, which translates into the protein MSSEEILFDVEERMEKAASVFKHALTGIRTGRANPGLVDSLRVEVYGAPVILKSVAQVGAPEPTQIVIRPFDPGTIKDIEKAIRTSDLGFNPSNDGRVIRIAVPPLSTDVRRKLVSRIKEMGEDARVSIRNVRRDGNKAADDAEKDSSLTEDECKQAKEQIQELTKQYENKVNDLAKAKEAEVMEQ
- the tsf gene encoding translation elongation factor Ts produces the protein MPEVSAAAVKALRDKTNLPMMECKQALEFSGGDETAAVDWLRKQGKKTMESRSGRETSSGRIAQFIDAGKKVGAMIELRCESAPVANNEEFLALASGLAQQLALGPGAKTPEDLWKQPSPNRAGKTLGDQKDDLSNKIREVFNLARIVRFDGLSGGYVHHNGASGVLIEFEGGNPEVAKDIAMHTAAMRPQAVTKEELDPAVVAKEREILSAAARQEGKPENIIGKMVEGRLRNFYSERVLLEQPFVKDEKKTVGQLAKEAKLTIKRLVHWELGK